Genomic DNA from Rubripirellula tenax:
GACGGTATACAACAATGATCTTCTGCCTGTCTCCACGACGGACGCGCGTGGTTTCCGGACGACGTATTCGTACGATGCCAATGGCAACGTGATTGGAATCCTGGACTCGGTCTCTGCCGTTGGTGGCGCTGGTGGAGTGCAATTTCCGGCTCCAGCTTTGCTGGCGGATACGCAGGTAGGCTCCTTCTTTGCCGGTGATCTCAACGGCGATGGCGCGATTGATTTCCTGGTTGACGATCAAGTCATTTTGAATAACGGCAGCGGCGGAATTTTGCCACCGGAATACTTGAATGGCGGATTTGGATATCCGAGCAGCATCTATCGTTTGAAAGATATGAATGGTGATGGGCTGACCGACATTATCTCATCGGTAGGTGTTGAATATACTGCCGGACTGAACATTTGGCTGCAGAACACGGACGGAACGTTCGGAACTGCATTGGCGTACCATACCGACGTGCTCCCAGGTGACTACACCGAGGACTATTACGAACCGGATGACCCGGAAAATCCGTTTCCGGACGTGCGTAGTCAGGTTCGGCAGCCAGGCATGGTCGTTGTGGATTTCAATAACGACTCGCGACCGGATGTACTGCTGACGCAGCCAGAAGATGAAATTAATCAGCCGTTTGCCAGTTTCATTTACTACGAGAATGATGGAAACGGCGGACTCAATTCGCCCGTGCTGATTCATCCCGACGATAGCGTGCAAGCAAATCGGCCTGGCTATGTTTGGGCAGTCGAAGCGGCAGATTTGAATGGCGACGGCAATCAAGACATCGTCGTTTCCAACACACGAAATGTTTTTGTCGGGCTGGACGTGAAGATCACGGTCATGCTTGGAGATGGAACCGGAGGTTTCGGATCGCCGGCCAACTATAGCTTGGGGTTCGAAAGTAATGGCGCGTCTCCGCTGTTTGAAGCAGCGTTCCTGAAACTTGTCGATCTCAATAATGACGGCCAGTTGGATGCGTTTGTCGCCTCTCAACACGAAGGTTTGGCGTCCGTTGTGTTTGGTGATGGACTGGGTGGATTCGGTGTGCCGACGATTGTCACCGAACTAATTCCGGAAGGAAATGAATTTCCATACTGGACAGCGATTGAAGCGGCCGATCTAAACGACGACGGATTCAATGATCTGGCGCTGACATCCAAAGCGGGTGCCATCATTCGCGTGCTGCTCAACAACGGCGACGGCACATTCGATACAGCACAGGACTATTTCTTTGACAACGTCTTTCAGGGATTCGCCGCCAGCGATTCGATTGTCATCAGTCTATTGGCGACCGATTTCGACAAAGACGGGTTCGTCGATTTGCTGACTCCAAGTAATATCGGTAACGACGTCAGTTATCTGCGCGGTCGTGGTGATGGCACGTTTGCTGCGTGGGACGAAATTGATCTGCCGTTCGCGATCCCTTATACGACTGCAGGCAACGCGATCGCGCCGGAGCAAATCGAATCCGCAGATTTCAACCGCGACGGTATCGCCGACATCATTACGCGGCACTATGAAGCCGGGTTGGAAGTACGTTTCGGATTGGGCAACCGACAGTACGCGGAACCGCTCGTGCTGGATTCCGGAGCGTCGGCCTTGGGTCGTCGTCAAATGATGATTGTCGATTTCGACGGTGACAATCTGGATGACGTTGTTTGGGAAATACTGGATAACACGGATACGCAGAACTTCAAAACAGTCCAATACGTTTACATCAACAACGGCGACGGAACATTCGACGAACCGGTTGTGGTTGATTTTGGGATTGCTGGCAGCCTGAACGGCGGACTGACAACGGCGGGCGACTTCAACAACGATGGGGTACTTGATTTCGTCCTCAGAAGGGAAAACTACGGCAATAATGGTTATGTGAACAGCACCATTTTCATGGCGTTGGACGATGGAGTCGGCGGCTATACCGTTTCCAGTTTTGTAGCCGACGGGCGGCCACAACAGATTGAGACGGGTGACATCAACCATGATGGCAACCTCGATCTGGTAATTAGCACCCGCGATACCGGTACGATCCTCGTCTACATTGGCGACGGAGTTGGTGCGTTTACAGCTGCCGCCCCCATTACAGCGGGCGGTGTTCGTGACTACGAAATCGTGGATCTAAACGCGGACGGGTTCAACGATATTGCGGTTGTTGCCTTCGATCAGTCCAGGCTGGTGTTAGATGGAGGATACCTGCTTAATGACGGGACCGGTCAATTCGACGCCGTGAATTTCGTCGGGGCCATCTCCCAGCGATCTTTCACTGTGGCAAGCTTGGAATTTGTTGAGATTGCCGATGTAGATGGCGATGGAGTCCTGGATATTGTGTTGGCCTCCGCCGCGCAATACCACGTTGCCGCAGGAATTGCGGGCGGCGGATTTGGTAGCTCGACGGCTTATCGTGGCGGCGGGTTCGATGCGACTGTCGTCGATCTGGATAACGACGGCGTCAACGACATCCTCGGCGCTCGAACACAGGTCCGTCGTATCAACCGTGACGACCACTATCGCAATGCAATTACGATGCACTACGGCGAACGTGCGTTCGGGCCGACACCTCGGCTGTACACCTACGACCCGGTTTTCAATCAACTGACCAGCATCACTGACGAACTGGGACGCCAAACATTTTTCGAAATCGATCCGACCAACGGCAACACCCTGTCGATCACGGAAGTCATCGGGTTGCCAGACGCAACTAGCAGTGAAACGAATGATCTGGTGACGCGTTACACCTACCTTGGCAACGGCCTGGTGGACACCGTGACGGATCCGCTGGATCGCGTTACTGACTTTGATTACGACGCACTCGGTCGCGGTACCCAGGTGACTTTGGCTGCCGGAACTGCCGACGAAGGCATCATCACCTTTACACTGGACGCGGCCGGCAACGTAACAGAAATTGTTGATCCAAATTTGAACCGGTCAACGTTCACGTTTGATCCACTAAATCGCCAACTTTCGTTTACCGATCCGCTGCTGGCGAGGGCCACGTTTGTATACGACGCCGCCGGCAATTTGATCGAATCGGTGGATCGCGGCGGAAGCGAGATGACGTACGTTTACGATGGCCTGAGCCGCATGGTCGGTGCGACCGACGAACAGTCCAACACAACGCGGTACAGGTATGACGATTCCGATAACCTTTCAAGCGTCACCGACCCGCTCGGGCAAGCGACTCGCTTTCTCTACGACGCCCGCGAACGACTCATCGCCAAAGTCGACCCCGATTCCGGAGTGACACGGTTTGTCCACGACCTGGACAACAACGTGACTCGCCTGATCGATCCGCTCGGCAACCTGACCCGGTTTACCTACGACGCACGAGATCGCGTGATCAGCGAGTTTGATCCGCTTGGAAACGAGATTCGATATGAATTCGATTTGGTCGACAACCTGATCGAAAAAACAGATCGCAATGGCCGCGTGACCCAGTACCAATACGACGACGTGGATCGGTTGGCTCGCGAAACCTGGTTCGATAACAACAGTTCAGTCGCCAACACCATCGACTATGTGTTCGACAAGGCAACCAATCTGCTCTCGATCACCGACGATTTCAGTGCGTTGACCTGGACGTACGATGCGCGCGACCGATTTATCTCGGAGAGCAACGCTGGAACGCCGGGAGCACCAGCGGTTTTGTTGCAGTACACCTACGATGGCGTGGGCAACATTCTTAGCGTCACCGATGCGATCAACGGTACTGCGGGTGCAGCAACTAGTTATTTATACGATGCACTCAACCGTGTGCAGAGCATGACTCAGACTGGCAACGGCGGTTCGTCAGTGGCCGACAAACGAGTCGACATTGCCTACAACGCAATCGGCCAGTTTGCGTCGATCAATCGTTTCTCCGACCCGGCCGGCACTCAACTGGTCGTGGGCACCAATTTCACTTACGACTCGCTCAATCGATTGGAACGAATCGCTCATGACAGCAGTAGAGGCACCGTTGCCTTCTATGACTATCTCTACGACGCCGATAGCCGCATTACGCAGATTAATGATGTCGACGGCATTACCGACTACAGCTATGACGACCGTGATCAACTGACCGGAGCAGACCACGCCGATGGCGCGAACCCCGACGAGAACTACACTTACGATGCCAATGGCAACCGGATCGAATCGCATCTTCAGACTGTGGGTTACGTCACGGGGCCAGCCAATCGCTTGCTGTCTGACGGCACGTATGGTTACGAATACGATGCCGAAGGAAACCGTGTTCTGCAAACATTGATCGCTAACGGCGATTATCGCGAGTTTCAATACGACCACCGGAATCGATTGGTGGCTGTCGTCGACTACGCATTCGATGCGACGCTGCAACAACGTGTTGACTTCACTTATGACTCGCTTGATCGTCGAATTTCAAAAGACGCGAATGGTACAGCGACCTACTTTGTCTACGACCGTATCGATGTCTTGCTCGATTTTATCGACGTCGATGGAGTCGGCGGCGACGCTCCCACACTGGATCAGCGATATCTTCACGGCCCGGCGATTGACCAAGTGTTCGCTCAAGAAACCGGCAATTCAGAAGTCAACTGGCTTTTGGCAGATCATTTGGGGACAATCCGCGACGTGGCGGATACAAACGGAGAGATCGTAAACCATATTCGTTATGACTCATTCGGGAACGTTGCGAGCCAATCCGACGAAACGAAGAGCACGCGTTATGGATTTACGGGTCGAGAAATTGATGACGACATCGACTTGTACTACTACCGAAACCGTTTCTACGATGCACAGGCTGGCGTGTTCATTTCAGAAGATCCGATCCGATTCTCATCGGGCGACTCCAACCTCTCGCGTTACGTTGCAAATCGCGTCCTGACGGCAATCGATCCGTTTGGTACGGAAACAACAATGCCAAGCACGGGCGTTCTGAATGACGCTGCGAATGCAGCGTCCTCGATATTGAATGGAGTGGGGGGCATTGCGGGAGAGATTCAAGATATCAGAGGCGATGATTGCGTAATTATTTCCAACGGTAAAAAAAGAAAAGCAAAGAAAGGCGATCTTTTACGTCACGGCGACCAGGTTTACACCGGCGCTGACACGGTGGCAGCGATTGAGCTTTCCGTCGGCGGTCGAATCGGAATCAAGCGTTCGAGCGGAATAGACATGGGTTGGGGAAGAGAAGTCTACGCCATTGTTGACGGGCGCCTTCAGGAAATACAACTTGAAAAAGGTGGAATGTGGGCGAAGTTTGCAAAACAGGACAAAGGAAACAAGCTTACGATTCAAACGAGCGGCGGTGTGTTGGGAATTAAAGGATAGGGAACGAAGCAACGGTGAAGTCCTGTCCCATCGATTTGACACAAGCAGGCTTGGGGACAGCCCCGGAGGTTGAGTAAAACTTTTTCTATTTAAAACGCCGCATACGGTTGCGGAGTAATCGGCTGAGAGATAGCCCCGGCGAGCTGATGCCTCCACCCAATGAAAATCAGATGAGAGAACACTGCTCAATGTCGAACCCGGATCGCTCGGTGCTGCATTTGGAAATGCCGCGGGCGTTGACCACGACCCTTGCGGCTTTTGACTTTCGAAGTGCGTCCGTCCTTTTCGAGCAGGGATTGGTGTTTGATCAGGCTGACATCAATAGCCATTTTTGGCAATTTGTATTTCGACGCTACGCACCGGAGTTCGGGCTTTCCCAGTTTTTCTCACCGTTCGTTTCGCGTGACGTCGTTTCCCGGTTGGTTGAGCTGCTCTGTGAGCTGCACGAAGATGCGTGGCTCCCGCTGATGCCGTACGGTTTTGAATTCGGAGACTTCGCCGATTCGAGTTCTGATATCGATGAGGCAATTTCCGGTACGGGAATCGGCGAATTGATCGACGCCTACCTCGACGAAGTGGCTCCGCTTCTAAAATTGGATGATCCCGACTTGCGTTGCGTTTCGCTGGGCATCGATTCGGCGAATTCGCTGATTTTCGCCTGTGCATTTGCAAGCTGCCTGCGAAAGCGTTTGGCGTCAAATGTGCAATTGATTCTTGGCAAACACAGCTATGAAAACTTTTCTCTCTCGCTGAGAAAAGATGATATTCTCGCAAACGGTGAGCTGCTGCGATTTTTCGATCACGTCATTTTTCATGAAGAAGAGTTTGCCAGCGAACTATTGCAACTTTTGAAACGGCCTGAGCAGCAAAGAGCGATTAGCGTGGACCGATCAACCCCGCAACCGGTGGAGCTTTTCAAGTGTTCGGTGTACTCGGACCTGCTAGTACTCCCGGCGAGTCAGTACGTCTGGTCGATGCCGCTTTCTCGAAACAAATGTTATTGGAAGAAATGCACTTTTTGCGTGCAGATCAAAAAACACAGTGCGGATCGCTATTTCGACGAATCATCGGAACTAGCATCGGCTTTGCGAGAGATTCAAACGCTTTACCAACTTGGTTTCCGATATTTTATATTCAACGATGAAGCAATTCAGCCCGCGAAATTGAAAAGGCTGAGCGACTTTCTCATTAAGAATGAAATCGACATCAAGTGGACGCCCAGGATTATCGCAGACGCAGAAATCAAGGAAGACCTGATCGCTAAAATGGCGGAGTCCGGTTGCTTCGAGGTACTCTTTGGTCTGGAAACAGTCGCTAGTGTCACCGCCAACCGGATGAAAAAAGTATCGCAGAATTCGACTGAGGAAGAATTGTTTCAGATGCTCAAGAAATTCAGTGGGCATGGAATCGAAATCTTCCTGAATTTGATTTACGCCTTTCCAACAGAATCAGATGAGGAGTTCCAAGAAACTTTCCAGTTTTATCAGCGAGTCAAGGAAGCGATGCCAGAGACTTTTGTCCGGTTCAACAAGTTTCACCTTTTCTATGGCACCGATATCTTTAACGCTCCCTCGGAGTTTGGAGTCACCGACGTTGAAGCGACGGATCCCGGCAACGATCTAAAAGTATCGTTGGATTACGAGGACCAATTCGGTAGAAAGCACTCGACACCGCCGAGCGAAAAATATTTCCTGGAGTCGATTGGTATGAGCGAGTTCGAATACGCCTCGATCGTCGAATCGGAAAGTCCGTTCTTCATAGCTGCGATGTTTCAGGTCAACTATGCGTCATTCGGACTGATTTACAAAGAACAAAACAAGCGAAACCTCTTGAGCAATCTGCGTTAGGTATCCACCTCCATGTCAACCATCGTAATTGGGTCATCCGGCTATCTTGGAAGTAACTTGCTACATGTATTCGGATCCGAACGCATCATCCGAGTCACAAGAAGCAGTCTTGCTCCAGGCCTTGGATGTTCAATCGATTTATCCAGTGTCGTGCTTGACGATTCTCACCCGCTATTCAATATGGTTCCAGAGCGAGTCTACGTTTTGGCACGGCCTGCTGAATCAGATTGGACAGTCAATCGCAGGTTTTATGAAAACTTGCAAAAGTTGTTGCAAAAGTGGTGTGGCAATCAGGAGCTCAAAGCCGTCTATTTTACGAGCACATCCAATGTCTATTCGATCAAGGAATCCGGCGTTAAAAGTCGGTTTAGCGATCATGCACCGGATGGCGAGTATGAGTATTTCAAACTGGAGTTTGAGCTTTTCTTGAAATACCTGCACTTTGCCCGCCGCAATGATGTCGATTTCTATGTGTTTCGCTTGCCAATCGCATTTGGTGGAATTTTCAGTCCAGAAAACAACGGCAATCAGTACATTTATTCATTCATTTCCAGTTACGAGCAAGGATATGCCTGGGAATTTCACAACGTTGAAGAACAAACGTTTGGGACTTCCTGGGTGTATACACCTGACCTTGTTGGGAAGATTTCTAGCCTTGAGCATATAGGGGGATCGTTTCAAATCGTGAATGTTGCCAGCGGTTTTTTCACGTATCGAGAACTTCATGAGATGCTCGTGAAACGGTTTGGCTCACGGAGAGTTGCTCCGCTCCGGCTATATCGATCGCGGATGGAAATCGAGAATGAGTTTGAAT
This window encodes:
- a CDS encoding FG-GAP-like repeat-containing protein; amino-acid sequence: MAHKRPGSKKKTRRPRLESLEVRRLLASDWRNPADNLDVNADLRISASDALVVINELGRRSSQSNATDRFDLLEPRPSNRGFVDVNGSRTVSALDALTVINALGRGISGQRVLAESNAFASEQRTLVAVGQDAGTRTYRMEVDANFGSSPQVGIDGDLFAVYLLDPEDTSRSLVGDGTRTPLFSLTATEARNTTGISRWDGRILELDFSSVTGAEDGLLVLQSLNRNPLSDSTFKLDLLSNSVDPDGTPVGQVAINSESVAPGAIIDTATFTSSTSTSVVERATAFDSATRLLTTEIAIQNIASSVSRSSVISFPGLPAGVTVENASGTGADGSPYINLRGAIGSGGLPAGVRSGFVPVHFHVTGDQPLNLTPQVLVGLPNLAPVLESLTTITVTPGSRAELQLLATDADGDELTYSITSQTPLPNATQFAGGRFTFAPTPGQVGTYTVEAIVSDSLLSDRQTFTLIVVTDPVVTTRIAGRILDVDGSPISGIQVELGGTEVLTDSVGGFLLDVGAGLPVTDTLRIRGELLTIPGATYPFIAEKLPLMLGGAVQQGQNNTIVRPIYLPKLDVANGKTISATEDTLVTTAAIPGASVLVQAGTLFSQSGTPFTGTLSITEVPRELTPAALPAGFVPDLVVTIQPGDMVFTQPTPLTLPNRSGLPAGVELDLWSINPVTGEFDNVGRGRVSTDGSVVETISGGIRNSSWHLFVLNVLNIDFNRQNLFNQDYSCDPCQELLAGTSMVEAHSGAVIENHNLVTYRSQGVSRGVQLVYNSFRADPRPIVHDAFALNVDTNQFAGSIADVRVVSYLTVTGNGLRVEGDDHFWRTGLGGQTQDIAIQVDLSNQPTGIYDYTMRTGFVVAPDGDITQSSGIRGETTGQLLHVNSIASPFGSGWELAGLQYLVESQDGSVILVDGNGTELLFKLATGGLSYDSPAGHFSTLSKLLDGTFRHTTTDQSVATFDSDNRLISSVDRNGNATLYGYTNGRLATITDPVGLITTLNYTDGKVTSIIDPVGRTTLLQYDDRGNLIRVTDPDNTTRTWSYDGRSHIVAEVDKRGFREEMQYDFAGRAQRATRKDGSILQYKPVQVQGLSPAEKTSSAASAPFSLRRDTVVSTFVDGNGNVTTIELNTAGQSVSGRDGVGSLGATVYNNDLLPVSTTDARGFRTTYSYDANGNVIGILDSVSAVGGAGGVQFPAPALLADTQVGSFFAGDLNGDGAIDFLVDDQVILNNGSGGILPPEYLNGGFGYPSSIYRLKDMNGDGLTDIISSVGVEYTAGLNIWLQNTDGTFGTALAYHTDVLPGDYTEDYYEPDDPENPFPDVRSQVRQPGMVVVDFNNDSRPDVLLTQPEDEINQPFASFIYYENDGNGGLNSPVLIHPDDSVQANRPGYVWAVEAADLNGDGNQDIVVSNTRNVFVGLDVKITVMLGDGTGGFGSPANYSLGFESNGASPLFEAAFLKLVDLNNDGQLDAFVASQHEGLASVVFGDGLGGFGVPTIVTELIPEGNEFPYWTAIEAADLNDDGFNDLALTSKAGAIIRVLLNNGDGTFDTAQDYFFDNVFQGFAASDSIVISLLATDFDKDGFVDLLTPSNIGNDVSYLRGRGDGTFAAWDEIDLPFAIPYTTAGNAIAPEQIESADFNRDGIADIITRHYEAGLEVRFGLGNRQYAEPLVLDSGASALGRRQMMIVDFDGDNLDDVVWEILDNTDTQNFKTVQYVYINNGDGTFDEPVVVDFGIAGSLNGGLTTAGDFNNDGVLDFVLRRENYGNNGYVNSTIFMALDDGVGGYTVSSFVADGRPQQIETGDINHDGNLDLVISTRDTGTILVYIGDGVGAFTAAAPITAGGVRDYEIVDLNADGFNDIAVVAFDQSRLVLDGGYLLNDGTGQFDAVNFVGAISQRSFTVASLEFVEIADVDGDGVLDIVLASAAQYHVAAGIAGGGFGSSTAYRGGGFDATVVDLDNDGVNDILGARTQVRRINRDDHYRNAITMHYGERAFGPTPRLYTYDPVFNQLTSITDELGRQTFFEIDPTNGNTLSITEVIGLPDATSSETNDLVTRYTYLGNGLVDTVTDPLDRVTDFDYDALGRGTQVTLAAGTADEGIITFTLDAAGNVTEIVDPNLNRSTFTFDPLNRQLSFTDPLLARATFVYDAAGNLIESVDRGGSEMTYVYDGLSRMVGATDEQSNTTRYRYDDSDNLSSVTDPLGQATRFLYDARERLIAKVDPDSGVTRFVHDLDNNVTRLIDPLGNLTRFTYDARDRVISEFDPLGNEIRYEFDLVDNLIEKTDRNGRVTQYQYDDVDRLARETWFDNNSSVANTIDYVFDKATNLLSITDDFSALTWTYDARDRFISESNAGTPGAPAVLLQYTYDGVGNILSVTDAINGTAGAATSYLYDALNRVQSMTQTGNGGSSVADKRVDIAYNAIGQFASINRFSDPAGTQLVVGTNFTYDSLNRLERIAHDSSRGTVAFYDYLYDADSRITQINDVDGITDYSYDDRDQLTGADHADGANPDENYTYDANGNRIESHLQTVGYVTGPANRLLSDGTYGYEYDAEGNRVLQTLIANGDYREFQYDHRNRLVAVVDYAFDATLQQRVDFTYDSLDRRISKDANGTATYFVYDRIDVLLDFIDVDGVGGDAPTLDQRYLHGPAIDQVFAQETGNSEVNWLLADHLGTIRDVADTNGEIVNHIRYDSFGNVASQSDETKSTRYGFTGREIDDDIDLYYYRNRFYDAQAGVFISEDPIRFSSGDSNLSRYVANRVLTAIDPFGTETTMPSTGVLNDAANAASSILNGVGGIAGEIQDIRGDDCVIISNGKKRKAKKGDLLRHGDQVYTGADTVAAIELSVGGRIGIKRSSGIDMGWGREVYAIVDGRLQEIQLEKGGMWAKFAKQDKGNKLTIQTSGGVLGIKG
- a CDS encoding B12-binding domain-containing radical SAM protein; the protein is MQLILGKHSYENFSLSLRKDDILANGELLRFFDHVIFHEEEFASELLQLLKRPEQQRAISVDRSTPQPVELFKCSVYSDLLVLPASQYVWSMPLSRNKCYWKKCTFCVQIKKHSADRYFDESSELASALREIQTLYQLGFRYFIFNDEAIQPAKLKRLSDFLIKNEIDIKWTPRIIADAEIKEDLIAKMAESGCFEVLFGLETVASVTANRMKKVSQNSTEEELFQMLKKFSGHGIEIFLNLIYAFPTESDEEFQETFQFYQRVKEAMPETFVRFNKFHLFYGTDIFNAPSEFGVTDVEATDPGNDLKVSLDYEDQFGRKHSTPPSEKYFLESIGMSEFEYASIVESESPFFIAAMFQVNYASFGLIYKEQNKRNLLSNLR
- a CDS encoding NAD-dependent epimerase/dehydratase family protein, with the translated sequence MSTIVIGSSGYLGSNLLHVFGSERIIRVTRSSLAPGLGCSIDLSSVVLDDSHPLFNMVPERVYVLARPAESDWTVNRRFYENLQKLLQKWCGNQELKAVYFTSTSNVYSIKESGVKSRFSDHAPDGEYEYFKLEFELFLKYLHFARRNDVDFYVFRLPIAFGGIFSPENNGNQYIYSFISSYEQGYAWEFHNVEEQTFGTSWVYTPDLVGKISSLEHIGGSFQIVNVASGFFTYRELHEMLVKRFGSRRVAPLRLYRSRMEIENEFELESRSIEAEIDRYLGLD